From one Deinococcus sp. JMULE3 genomic stretch:
- a CDS encoding FAD-dependent oxidoreductase produces MITADCLRDLPLFEGVPEGLLHAAAQDAADVRVNPGEYLIREGDTAAFFVLLEGELAVTKEVGGAVQAVDTYRPGDSFGELPLLLGTAATVDLRAQAPVRAMRLEGPEFMTLLAYTEVLSGRVLANLARRVGNLQRVTLEAPQAVTLLVGSADDLHCFGLRDFLSRNQVVFRWLDPASSALTCVLPAGVLDGPLPAVVLPDGEVLRQPSVRDVATRVGLQVQPEHDEYDVVIVGGGPAGLAAAVYGASEGLCTLLIEKEAPGGQAGTSSRIENYLGFPTGLSGAELSARALRQARRFGAEVVLTREVAALTPGPDGHEVRLDGGTRVRARSVVLTMGVSWRTLPLPDAARFVGRGVWYGAARTEAPGTRGKNVYLIGGGNSAGQAAMFFSNYARRVSILIRADHVEKGMSQYLIDQLRARANVRICECCEVTALHGDAHLSGLTVHHSDSGEDEHVETDSLFVLIGADARTDWLRDVVLRDERGYVCSGLDLAPQGAWPLSRDPFPLETSVPGVFVAGDVRRGSVKRVASSVGEGSMSIALVHQYLALAERDGRG; encoded by the coding sequence GTGATCACGGCGGACTGCCTGCGGGACCTGCCGCTGTTCGAGGGCGTCCCGGAGGGCCTGCTGCACGCGGCGGCGCAGGACGCGGCGGACGTGCGCGTCAATCCGGGCGAGTACCTGATCCGCGAGGGGGACACGGCGGCGTTCTTCGTGCTGCTGGAGGGCGAACTGGCAGTCACCAAGGAGGTCGGCGGCGCGGTGCAGGCGGTGGACACGTACCGGCCCGGCGATTCGTTCGGGGAGCTGCCGCTGCTGCTGGGCACGGCGGCGACGGTGGACCTGCGGGCGCAGGCGCCGGTGCGCGCCATGCGGCTGGAGGGGCCGGAGTTCATGACGCTGCTCGCGTACACGGAGGTCCTGTCGGGGCGGGTGCTGGCGAACCTGGCGCGGCGGGTGGGGAACCTGCAGCGGGTGACGCTGGAGGCGCCGCAGGCGGTGACGCTGCTGGTCGGTTCGGCGGACGACCTGCACTGCTTCGGGCTGCGGGACTTCCTGTCGCGCAATCAGGTGGTGTTCCGGTGGCTGGACCCGGCGTCGTCCGCGCTGACCTGCGTGCTCCCGGCGGGCGTGCTGGATGGGCCTCTGCCGGCGGTGGTGCTGCCGGACGGCGAGGTGCTGCGCCAGCCCAGCGTGCGGGACGTGGCGACGCGGGTGGGCCTGCAGGTGCAGCCTGAACACGACGAGTACGACGTGGTGATCGTGGGCGGCGGCCCGGCGGGGCTGGCGGCGGCGGTGTACGGCGCCTCGGAGGGCCTGTGCACCCTGCTGATCGAGAAAGAAGCGCCGGGGGGGCAGGCGGGCACGAGCAGCCGCATCGAGAACTACCTGGGTTTCCCGACCGGCCTGTCCGGCGCGGAACTGAGTGCGCGGGCGCTGCGGCAGGCGCGGCGTTTCGGGGCGGAGGTCGTCCTGACGCGCGAGGTCGCGGCCCTGACGCCAGGCCCGGACGGGCACGAGGTGCGGCTCGACGGCGGCACGCGGGTCCGGGCGCGCAGCGTGGTGCTGACCATGGGCGTGTCGTGGCGGACCCTGCCCCTGCCGGACGCGGCCCGCTTCGTGGGGCGCGGCGTGTGGTACGGCGCGGCCCGCACCGAGGCGCCGGGCACGCGCGGCAAGAACGTGTACCTGATCGGCGGGGGGAACTCGGCGGGGCAGGCGGCAATGTTCTTCTCGAACTACGCGCGGCGCGTGTCCATCCTGATCCGCGCCGACCACGTCGAGAAGGGCATGTCGCAGTACCTGATCGATCAACTGCGGGCCCGCGCGAACGTGCGCATCTGCGAGTGCTGCGAGGTCACCGCCCTGCACGGCGACGCGCACCTGAGTGGCCTGACGGTGCACCACTCGGACAGCGGCGAGGACGAGCATGTCGAGACCGACTCGCTGTTCGTGCTGATCGGCGCGGATGCCCGCACGGACTGGCTGCGGGACGTGGTCCTGCGGGACGAGCGCGGGTACGTCTGCTCGGGCCTGGACCTGGCACCGCAGGGGGCGTGGCCGCTGTCACGCGATCCCTTCCCGCTGGAGACGAGCGTACCGGGCGTATTCGTGGCGGGCGACGTGCGGCGCGGCTCGGTCAAGCGGGTAGCGAGCAGTGTCGGCGAGGGCAGTATGAGCATCGCCCTGGTCCACCAGTACCTCGCGCTGGCAGAGCGGGATGGCCGCGGCTGA
- a CDS encoding ArsR/SmtB family transcription factor, producing the protein MHDLALVAGISESATSHQLRLLREHRLVSAHRDGRSVFYRLADQHVTLLLTNAIEHARERS; encoded by the coding sequence GTGCACGATCTGGCGCTCGTGGCGGGCATCAGCGAGAGCGCCACCAGTCACCAGTTGCGTCTCCTGCGCGAACACCGGCTGGTCAGCGCGCACCGGGACGGCCGCAGCGTCTTCTACCGCCTGGCCGACCAGCACGTCACCCTGCTGCTGACGAACGCCATCGAACACGCCCGCGAACGATCCTGA
- a CDS encoding replication initiator protein A, translating into MTDKGIKRFDELNIARLSLISVQERIPADYRDWTVELEDGDRRYRVTCQALPEYGVPHGIDTDISAALVNLYIDQGSPPDGVVTCTPYQLLQMAGLDTSGRYYAALDESLKRLTTTTYFIAEGWRDHPRGRWTNVNFRYIDRIEFTSGEADRLDASSILRVTLPQEISRSVRAGYIKSLDLSFMQTLRRPPTRALYRLLDAQRRDPEHPDAVAMAYQVGLMEWAQACKIVTDRPSMAQRTLDAAHEELIEKGFLKNVEYVGRGKKKLLHYTFGEAFIPPDPALLQDLADLGVTQTRALQLVREYGEKPVEEAVIRCRAVLASGFKPRSRPAFFVDVLRNPGKYEVPEGAAAPQKGTVKASRSEVRPSPQPSLFEGPSGGADEEGDGRLRAMPREKQVEEVMRTLTFLLRNDLKLQELDTLRLALDEGLEDPLDIKAWAIRGISSGQKSSVVRDLRARLSLTPGGPA; encoded by the coding sequence GTGACCGACAAAGGCATCAAACGATTCGACGAGCTGAACATCGCGCGACTGAGTCTCATCAGCGTGCAGGAACGCATCCCAGCCGACTACCGCGACTGGACCGTCGAACTCGAGGACGGTGACCGCCGCTACCGCGTGACCTGTCAGGCCCTCCCCGAATACGGCGTGCCACACGGCATCGACACCGACATCAGCGCGGCGCTCGTGAACCTGTACATCGATCAGGGCTCTCCGCCGGACGGTGTCGTGACCTGCACGCCCTACCAGTTGCTGCAGATGGCCGGACTCGACACCAGCGGCCGGTACTACGCCGCGCTGGACGAGAGCCTCAAACGCCTGACGACCACCACGTACTTCATCGCCGAGGGCTGGCGGGACCATCCGCGGGGCCGCTGGACCAACGTGAACTTCCGGTACATCGACCGCATCGAGTTCACGTCCGGTGAGGCTGACCGCCTGGACGCCAGCAGCATCCTGCGGGTCACGCTGCCGCAGGAGATCTCCCGCAGTGTCCGCGCCGGATACATCAAGTCGCTGGACCTGTCGTTCATGCAGACCCTCCGGCGTCCCCCCACCCGCGCCCTGTACCGCCTGCTGGACGCCCAGCGGCGCGACCCGGAACATCCCGACGCGGTCGCCATGGCCTACCAGGTGGGTCTGATGGAGTGGGCGCAGGCGTGCAAGATCGTCACCGACCGGCCCAGCATGGCGCAGCGCACGCTGGACGCCGCGCACGAGGAACTGATCGAGAAGGGCTTCCTGAAGAACGTCGAGTACGTGGGGCGCGGCAAGAAAAAGCTCCTGCACTACACCTTCGGCGAGGCGTTCATCCCGCCGGACCCGGCCCTGCTGCAGGATCTGGCGGACCTGGGCGTCACCCAGACGCGCGCGCTGCAACTGGTGCGCGAATACGGCGAGAAGCCCGTCGAGGAGGCGGTGATCCGCTGCCGGGCCGTGCTCGCCTCGGGCTTCAAGCCCCGGTCCCGACCGGCCTTCTTCGTGGACGTCCTGCGCAACCCAGGCAAGTACGAGGTTCCCGAAGGGGCCGCCGCGCCCCAGAAAGGCACCGTGAAGGCCTCACGGAGCGAGGTGCGCCCTTCTCCTCAGCCCAGCCTGTTCGAGGGGCCTTCCGGTGGCGCTGACGAGGAAGGTGACGGACGGCTGCGGGCCATGCCCCGCGAGAAGCAGGTCGAGGAGGTCATGCGGACCCTGACGTTCCTGCTGCGCAACGACCTGAAACTCCAGGAGCTCGACACGCTGCGCCTCGCGCTGGACGAGGGCCTGGAGGACCCGCTGGACATCAAGGCCTGGGCGATCCGGGGCATCAGCAGCGGGCAGAAGAGCTCGGTGGTCCGCGACCTGCGCGCCCGCCTGAGCCTCACGCCGGGCGGCCCCGCGTGA
- the dnaE gene encoding DNA polymerase III subunit alpha, whose product MTPAGAARLDALLACQSFFSEGRSTVSPRRLVRVAKAAGFGAVGLADWCSVAGAVELCDEARAQGMAAVVGVTLPVLFPNPPRSSTPTTMFPLVLLARSREGYATLCKLITAVNLERPDGLPLDVLRQVGGMQHLVCLTGGRAGFPTVLGEARELARAATYLRLLRGLFPSALYVQLFHGQAPGEQRRLSYLRGLARDLDLPVVAAPEVCMASPGEYPLLDALSCARLGVDVGTPHAGRPRNDARHVGTPGGWARLLPFGDALLNARTLAGDCALRLLPERLSVPEPPLRPLQTAQAGLEERAFAAVPDRYLPDARPAALERLRTELATVAGLDLAGFFLTAAEVTDHCRAHGILAAGRGSAAGSVLCFVLGITLSDPLAHGLLFERFLHAGRTSMPDVDIDIASSRRDQVLAWVEDRWGLNGAGEAMVANRVTYRLRSAIQDLGRALGLPPDLRDRLSRALGRDYGHLRPHRAREAEAAFTEVLGDAPVKEALLTLLEQVEPRFTRHLAPHSGGVVLSSEPLTHFSPLTRSSGGVRMLSFDKDDVERLGLIKLDLLGLRMLAALERAREEVLRLSGEWIEYGQLPDDPGVWREIGTGDTMALFQIESPAQVQMTARLQPRNLTQLAHQIALIRPGPIQSGTVHPYVRRARGEEVVPEMPEPLRSILAPTYGTLLFQEQILRLAARYAGMDWPDADRFRSRLSQVEDDAELTRLRAAFVDGAAATVGAFPWEAEAVFEQCAAFRGYGFAESHAHAFAQHTYASAFMRRHHPAAYFAAFLTEAPGMWPASTVAREAARRGVRLAGVDVNRSGTAYRAETAQVVRVPLSAVAGLSADTARTIVQERVTGGTFRGVEDFYDRVTVSRAALDSLVRAGAFDATDARKNRREAYAALQTVAHARPPGTRALLAPGAALPDLPDLPLDVQAALDTQLTGTSPTGRHPLDAHRTRLRDLGCGPLAGLQPGVDRWAAGVIVARQRPPTARGFAFYVLEDATGRVQAIISPDLWEAHRILLRDARALIVRGAVTRRGRAVTLRVEVLAELPLGLTRGRPA is encoded by the coding sequence GTGACGCCCGCTGGGGCGGCGCGGCTGGACGCACTCCTGGCCTGCCAGTCGTTCTTCAGCGAGGGCCGCAGTACCGTCTCGCCCCGGCGGCTGGTGCGGGTGGCAAAGGCGGCGGGGTTCGGCGCGGTCGGGCTGGCCGACTGGTGCAGCGTCGCCGGGGCCGTGGAGCTGTGCGACGAGGCGCGGGCGCAGGGCATGGCGGCGGTGGTCGGCGTGACCCTGCCCGTGCTGTTCCCGAATCCACCCAGGTCCTCCACCCCGACCACCATGTTCCCGCTCGTGCTGCTGGCCCGCAGTCGCGAGGGGTACGCGACCCTCTGCAAGCTGATTACAGCCGTCAATCTGGAACGTCCGGACGGGCTGCCGCTGGACGTCCTGCGGCAGGTGGGCGGCATGCAGCACCTCGTGTGCCTGACCGGGGGCCGGGCGGGTTTCCCGACGGTGCTGGGCGAGGCGCGCGAGCTGGCGCGGGCGGCGACGTACCTGCGGCTGCTGCGGGGCCTCTTCCCGTCGGCGCTGTACGTGCAGCTGTTTCACGGGCAGGCGCCGGGCGAGCAGCGGCGCCTGTCGTACCTGCGCGGCCTGGCGCGGGATCTGGACCTGCCGGTGGTGGCCGCGCCGGAGGTCTGCATGGCCTCACCCGGCGAGTACCCGCTGCTGGACGCGCTGAGCTGCGCGCGGCTGGGCGTCGACGTGGGCACCCCGCACGCCGGGCGGCCCCGCAACGACGCCCGGCATGTCGGCACGCCGGGCGGCTGGGCGAGGCTGCTGCCGTTCGGGGACGCGCTGCTGAATGCCCGGACGCTGGCGGGGGACTGTGCGCTGCGCCTGCTGCCCGAACGGCTCAGCGTTCCGGAACCGCCGCTGCGGCCCTTGCAGACGGCTCAGGCGGGGCTGGAGGAGCGGGCTTTCGCCGCCGTGCCTGACCGCTACCTGCCGGACGCGCGGCCCGCCGCGCTCGAGCGGCTCAGGACCGAACTCGCCACGGTCGCCGGGCTGGACCTCGCGGGGTTCTTCCTGACGGCGGCCGAGGTGACCGACCACTGCCGCGCGCACGGCATTCTCGCGGCGGGGCGTGGCAGCGCGGCGGGCAGCGTCCTGTGTTTCGTGCTGGGCATCACCCTGAGTGATCCGCTGGCGCACGGGCTGCTGTTCGAGCGGTTCCTGCATGCGGGCCGCACCAGCATGCCGGACGTGGACATCGACATCGCCAGTTCCCGCCGCGATCAGGTGCTCGCCTGGGTGGAGGACCGCTGGGGCCTGAACGGGGCGGGCGAGGCGATGGTCGCCAACCGCGTCACGTACCGCCTCAGGAGCGCCATTCAGGATCTCGGGCGGGCGCTGGGCCTCCCGCCGGACCTCCGGGACCGGCTGAGTCGCGCGCTGGGCCGGGACTACGGGCACCTGCGGCCCCACCGCGCGCGGGAGGCGGAGGCCGCGTTCACCGAGGTCCTCGGGGACGCCCCCGTCAAGGAGGCGCTGCTGACGCTGCTCGAACAGGTGGAACCCCGCTTCACGCGGCACCTCGCGCCGCACAGTGGCGGCGTGGTCCTGAGCAGTGAACCCCTGACGCACTTCAGCCCCCTGACGCGGTCCAGTGGCGGCGTCCGCATGCTGAGCTTCGACAAGGACGACGTCGAGCGGCTGGGCCTGATCAAGCTGGACCTGCTGGGCCTGCGGATGCTCGCCGCGCTGGAACGGGCGCGCGAGGAGGTCCTGCGCCTGAGCGGCGAGTGGATCGAGTACGGGCAGCTCCCGGACGACCCTGGCGTGTGGCGGGAGATCGGCACCGGGGACACCATGGCGCTGTTCCAGATCGAGAGCCCGGCGCAGGTGCAGATGACGGCCCGCCTGCAACCCAGGAACCTGACGCAACTGGCGCACCAGATTGCCCTGATCCGCCCCGGTCCGATCCAGAGCGGCACCGTGCACCCGTACGTCCGCCGCGCCAGGGGAGAGGAGGTGGTCCCGGAGATGCCCGAACCCCTGCGTTCGATCCTGGCCCCGACCTACGGCACGCTGCTGTTCCAGGAGCAGATCCTGCGCCTCGCCGCGCGCTACGCCGGGATGGACTGGCCGGACGCCGACCGCTTCCGCAGTCGCCTGAGCCAGGTCGAGGACGACGCGGAACTCACGCGGCTGCGCGCCGCGTTCGTGGACGGGGCCGCCGCGACCGTCGGGGCGTTCCCCTGGGAGGCGGAGGCGGTGTTCGAGCAGTGCGCGGCCTTCCGGGGCTACGGCTTCGCGGAGTCGCACGCGCACGCGTTCGCGCAGCACACCTACGCCAGCGCGTTCATGCGCCGCCACCACCCGGCGGCGTACTTCGCGGCGTTCCTGACCGAGGCGCCCGGCATGTGGCCCGCGAGCACCGTCGCGCGCGAGGCGGCCCGGCGCGGCGTGCGGCTGGCCGGGGTGGACGTGAACCGCTCCGGGACGGCGTACCGGGCCGAAACGGCGCAAGTTGTCCGTGTCCCCCTGAGCGCCGTGGCGGGCCTCAGCGCGGACACCGCCCGGACGATCGTGCAGGAACGCGTGACGGGCGGGACGTTCCGGGGCGTGGAGGATTTCTACGACCGCGTGACCGTCAGCCGGGCCGCGCTGGACTCCCTCGTGCGGGCCGGAGCCTTCGACGCGACCGACGCGCGGAAGAACCGGCGGGAGGCGTACGCCGCGCTGCAGACGGTCGCGCACGCCCGCCCACCGGGCACGCGGGCCCTGCTGGCCCCGGGGGCCGCGCTGCCCGACCTGCCGGACCTTCCCCTGGACGTGCAGGCCGCCCTGGACACGCAGTTGACCGGCACGTCCCCGACCGGGCGGCACCCGCTGGACGCGCACCGCACCCGCCTGCGCGACCTGGGCTGCGGGCCGCTGGCCGGGCTGCAGCCCGGCGTGGACCGCTGGGCGGCCGGAGTGATCGTCGCCAGGCAGCGCCCGCCGACCGCGCGGGGCTTCGCGTTCTACGTCCTGGAGGACGCCACGGGGCGGGTGCAGGCGATCATCAGCCCGGATCTCTGGGAAGCGCACCGGATCCTGCTGCGCGACGCGCGGGCGCTGATCGTGCGGGGCGCGGTGACCCGGCGGGGCCGCGCGGTGACGCTTCGGGTCGAAGTGTTGGCCGAACTGCCCCTGGGGCTCACGCGGGGCCGCCCGGCGTGA
- a CDS encoding DUF6504 family protein: protein MKAYGHAVQVQVVPVQTAQVEARGDRPARLTWQGRTYLVEAVLDEWRYGGRWWLGERPRDCFLVQAGALTAELHHEDGPEGRWWLARLVD, encoded by the coding sequence GTGAAGGCGTACGGGCACGCCGTGCAGGTCCAGGTCGTGCCGGTCCAGACCGCGCAGGTCGAGGCGCGCGGGGACCGCCCGGCCCGCCTGACCTGGCAGGGCCGGACGTACCTGGTGGAGGCGGTGCTGGACGAGTGGCGCTACGGGGGCCGCTGGTGGCTGGGCGAGCGACCCCGCGACTGCTTCCTGGTGCAGGCCGGCGCCCTGACGGCCGAACTGCACCATGAGGACGGACCGGAGGGCCGCTGGTGGCTGGCGCGACTGGTGGACTGA
- a CDS encoding Y-family DNA polymerase, which translates to MAGVGVACVLLSPWPLSHLRRQHPGVPVAALNEGRRVLQACPLAQAAGVQPGLRVAAALSRCPDLHAEIVPAPEAQAIWAELLGQLHARFSDRVEGREPGVAFLTLGESGARDLAAALHAPVGLAASREIAQLAALRAAPGEMRAVHGAAPEEAFVRLTPLAHLAALGVPPAALERLQFLGVRDLGDLMAWSAAQREAFLGVDIGRPLNRFLRGERSAGVTRPRTGEVLGAALTFDTPLLDTAQVDAALRELTADLLSALRGRLAATLTVQADTPGGRLDATRQLKWPLDGPGLARVAGLALRGTGALPLGIERLGAQLGGLAHPARMVGLWAGPDELEVTKTVLSRFPDALVRVEWLDPWAYATDAQYAWVDWLTGQVRPRDLTPPRWAPRHAARREQAVQRVLAFFEGA; encoded by the coding sequence GTGGCCGGGGTCGGGGTCGCCTGCGTCCTGCTGAGCCCCTGGCCGCTCTCACACCTGCGGCGGCAGCATCCGGGCGTGCCGGTCGCCGCGCTGAACGAGGGTCGGCGCGTCCTGCAGGCCTGCCCGCTGGCGCAGGCGGCCGGGGTGCAGCCGGGCCTGCGGGTGGCGGCGGCCCTGTCGCGCTGCCCGGACCTGCACGCCGAGATCGTACCCGCCCCCGAAGCGCAGGCGATCTGGGCGGAACTGCTCGGGCAGCTGCACGCCCGCTTCAGCGACCGCGTGGAGGGCCGCGAGCCCGGCGTGGCGTTCCTGACGCTCGGGGAGTCCGGCGCGCGTGACCTCGCGGCGGCGCTGCACGCCCCGGTGGGCCTGGCCGCCAGCCGCGAAATCGCCCAGCTGGCCGCGCTGCGCGCCGCGCCCGGCGAGATGCGGGCGGTTCACGGCGCCGCGCCGGAGGAAGCGTTCGTGCGCCTCACGCCGCTGGCGCACCTCGCTGCGCTGGGCGTGCCGCCCGCCGCGCTGGAACGGCTGCAGTTCCTGGGCGTGCGCGACCTGGGGGACCTGATGGCCTGGAGTGCCGCGCAGCGCGAGGCGTTCCTGGGCGTGGACATCGGGCGGCCCCTGAACCGCTTCCTGAGAGGGGAGAGGTCGGCGGGCGTGACCCGACCCCGCACGGGCGAGGTGCTCGGCGCGGCGCTGACCTTCGACACGCCACTGCTGGACACCGCGCAGGTGGACGCGGCGCTGCGCGAACTCACGGCCGACCTGCTGAGCGCCCTGCGGGGCCGACTGGCCGCCACGCTGACCGTGCAGGCCGACACGCCGGGCGGCCGCCTGGACGCCACCCGGCAGCTGAAGTGGCCGCTGGACGGACCGGGACTGGCCCGCGTGGCGGGCCTGGCACTGCGCGGCACGGGCGCGCTGCCGCTGGGCATCGAACGGCTGGGCGCGCAGCTGGGCGGACTGGCGCACCCGGCGCGGATGGTGGGCCTGTGGGCCGGTCCCGACGAACTGGAGGTCACGAAGACGGTCCTGTCACGCTTCCCGGACGCGCTGGTGCGGGTCGAGTGGCTCGACCCCTGGGCGTACGCCACCGACGCGCAGTACGCCTGGGTGGACTGGCTGACCGGGCAGGTCCGCCCCCGTGACCTGACGCCCCCGCGCTGGGCGCCCCGGCACGCCGCGCGGCGTGAACAGGCGGTGCAGCGCGTCCTGGCGTTCTTCGAGGGCGCGTGA
- the lexA gene encoding transcriptional repressor LexA, which translates to MPPRLTPLRLNLLRLAAQLTRAGGPPSAAELARAAGLSEATISFHLRALGELGLIERHGARGRLHLSEQARAAIQDGIPIYGQVAAGAPILAEQTPDHVTPSLDQLLGVREGDFLLQVRGDSMTGIGVLDGDYVLVRPAPQVLDGEVAVVLIPGENAATLKRLYVFGDEVVLVSENPDHPRRTYPAADVQVQGRMVARLGLAGPRPLPRRA; encoded by the coding sequence ATGCCCCCCCGCCTGACCCCACTGCGCCTGAACCTCCTGCGCCTCGCCGCGCAGCTCACCCGTGCCGGCGGCCCGCCCAGCGCCGCCGAACTCGCCCGCGCCGCCGGACTCAGCGAGGCGACCATCTCCTTTCACCTGCGGGCGCTGGGGGAACTGGGCCTGATCGAACGCCACGGCGCGCGGGGCCGCCTGCATCTCAGCGAGCAGGCCCGCGCGGCCATTCAGGACGGCATTCCCATCTACGGTCAGGTCGCGGCCGGCGCGCCGATCCTGGCCGAGCAGACGCCGGATCACGTCACGCCCAGCCTCGACCAGCTGCTCGGCGTGCGCGAGGGTGACTTCCTCCTGCAGGTGCGCGGCGACTCCATGACCGGCATCGGCGTGCTCGACGGCGACTACGTGCTCGTGCGGCCCGCGCCGCAGGTACTGGACGGCGAGGTGGCGGTCGTGCTGATCCCCGGCGAGAACGCCGCGACGCTCAAGCGGCTGTACGTGTTCGGAGACGAGGTCGTGCTCGTCAGCGAGAACCCGGACCATCCCCGCCGGACCTACCCGGCGGCGGACGTGCAGGTGCAGGGACGGATGGTGGCCCGGCTGGGCCTCGCCGGGCCGCGACCCCTGCCCCGGAGGGCCTGA
- a CDS encoding type II toxin-antitoxin system prevent-host-death family antitoxin has translation MAQAGRDTSVKTRDLRSSLSEVLGQVERGGRVIVEKYNDPVAAIIPMSDYLTLRRLGAARAHPSDKEPHMAHRIVTSNISGGEGKTSITRELALTLADQGYRVAIIDTDPQGSLTKNLGLHDPVEGVARADLPGYRREHTILSVFDEDTEPRLGPPVPVLGVDVWVSNDALYEVDQRIGADLTKMGNLREAVDHIAPQYDFILIDTKPGITPLLNAAVAAADHLIVPISGDKGFENLDKIVKLVKGARPYAPGLGVRMFIPNRVRSSTNVYKDLLEMMKQYQSVAPVSSQIRDSVLMMDAQRARRPLVRHKPGSDIAQDIRNVTRDLLNELGVQQVTTGVTP, from the coding sequence ATGGCTCAAGCGGGACGCGACACCAGCGTCAAGACACGGGACCTGCGCAGCAGCCTCTCCGAGGTGCTCGGACAGGTCGAACGCGGCGGCCGGGTGATCGTCGAGAAGTACAACGACCCCGTCGCCGCGATCATTCCCATGAGCGACTACCTGACCCTCCGCCGCCTGGGCGCCGCCCGCGCCCACCCCAGTGACAAGGAGCCCCACATGGCCCACCGCATCGTGACCAGCAACATCTCCGGAGGCGAGGGCAAGACCTCCATCACCCGCGAACTCGCCCTGACCCTCGCCGACCAGGGCTACCGCGTGGCGATCATCGACACCGACCCCCAGGGCTCCCTGACCAAGAACCTCGGCCTGCACGACCCGGTCGAGGGCGTCGCCCGCGCCGATCTGCCCGGCTACCGCCGCGAGCACACCATCCTGAGCGTCTTCGACGAGGACACCGAACCGCGCCTGGGCCCCCCGGTACCGGTGCTCGGCGTGGACGTCTGGGTGTCCAACGACGCCCTGTACGAGGTCGACCAGCGCATCGGCGCGGACCTCACCAAGATGGGCAACCTGCGTGAGGCCGTCGACCACATCGCCCCGCAGTACGACTTCATCCTGATCGACACCAAGCCCGGCATCACACCTCTGCTGAACGCCGCCGTGGCCGCCGCCGACCACCTGATCGTCCCGATCTCCGGCGACAAGGGCTTCGAGAACCTCGACAAGATCGTGAAACTCGTCAAGGGCGCGCGGCCCTACGCACCCGGCCTGGGCGTGCGGATGTTCATTCCCAACCGCGTGCGCAGCAGCACCAACGTCTACAAGGACCTGCTGGAGATGATGAAGCAGTACCAGAGCGTCGCGCCGGTCTCCAGCCAGATCCGCGACAGCGTCCTGATGATGGACGCCCAGCGCGCCCGCCGCCCCCTGGTCCGCCACAAGCCCGGCTCGGACATCGCGCAGGACATCCGCAACGTCACCCGCGACCTGCTGAACGAACTGGGCGTGCAGCAGGTCACGACCGGGGTGACCCCGTGA
- a CDS encoding ParB/RepB/Spo0J family partition protein, which translates to MTRPGVSAAAFGALDMMEELRDRSADAQLPIASIRVLPEFNPRRLLGDQAFTDEALADLAQNIRTYGVLQPVLVRRRRAEILLVAGERRLRAATLAGLTQVPVIYVDADDARAYEIAIIENAQRNDLDLVTETLVGFQFLSRRLNLSSDEIVSYLHHVRKGRREDDLGVERLLRDMYGTGISVWGQQRALILRMTAAEREAIQARRVDAKVCAELVALTEGDTRSALLDLAIREGLTARQVRELVRNEQASSRPARPALTVQGDQLRRLLPRLNRLEGEDARRAGELLSELNGLLSPHPPLKPPARRPPASMAWAASFLATVRPVARWTTGWSTGGLIASGEGLPC; encoded by the coding sequence GTGACCCGCCCCGGCGTGAGCGCCGCCGCGTTCGGCGCGCTGGACATGATGGAGGAACTGCGCGACCGCAGCGCCGACGCCCAGCTGCCCATCGCGTCCATCCGCGTTCTGCCGGAATTCAACCCCCGGCGCCTGCTGGGCGACCAGGCCTTCACCGACGAGGCGCTGGCCGACCTGGCGCAGAACATCCGCACGTACGGCGTGCTGCAACCCGTGCTGGTGCGCCGCCGCCGCGCCGAGATCCTGCTCGTCGCCGGGGAGCGGCGCCTGCGCGCCGCGACCCTGGCCGGGCTCACGCAGGTGCCCGTCATCTACGTGGACGCCGACGACGCCCGCGCCTACGAGATCGCCATCATCGAGAACGCGCAGCGCAACGACCTCGACCTCGTCACCGAGACCCTGGTCGGCTTCCAGTTCCTGTCGCGCCGCCTGAACCTCAGCAGCGACGAGATCGTCAGTTACCTGCACCACGTCCGCAAGGGCCGCCGCGAGGACGACCTGGGCGTCGAGCGGCTCCTGCGCGACATGTACGGCACCGGCATCAGCGTGTGGGGCCAGCAGCGCGCCCTGATCCTGCGCATGACCGCCGCCGAACGCGAGGCCATCCAGGCGCGCCGCGTGGACGCCAAGGTCTGCGCGGAACTCGTGGCGCTGACCGAGGGCGATACCCGCAGCGCCCTGCTCGACCTCGCCATCCGCGAGGGACTCACCGCGCGGCAGGTCCGCGAACTCGTGCGCAACGAGCAGGCCAGCAGTCGCCCCGCCCGCCCGGCCCTGACCGTCCAGGGAGACCAGTTGCGGCGCCTGCTGCCCCGCCTGAACCGTCTGGAGGGCGAGGACGCCCGCCGCGCCGGGGAGCTGCTGAGCGAACTGAACGGCCTGCTCTCCCCCCACCCCCCGCTGAAACCACCTGCCCGGAGGCCGCCCGCCAGCATGGCATGGGCGGCCTCTTTCCTTGCCACAGTCAGACCGGTCGCACGCTGGACCACCGGGTGGTCCACAGGTGGACTGATCGCTTCTGGTGAGGGACTTCCGTGCTGA